In one window of bacterium DNA:
- a CDS encoding alcohol dehydrogenase catalytic domain-containing protein: MTKTMQALVYDKATMPWDTTRGFIKQEMPRPGIDESLDPSDGDRVIVKIIYAGFCGSDRGIWHRTAFKGHIFESLKRENATTRIIGHEMIGEIVETGSRVQARHGYRPKDLVSTESHIICGTCYQCQIGQTHICARDQIIGISRDGCFAEYIKLPAGVLWPTDRRKIKLKVAAVQEPFGNAVHACTAADLRGKTVAVFGCGTIGLFVIMIAKALGATRVIGVEPVAKNRELALALGADEVIGFDAAKAAAHGWAADKDVVRAVRDASRGIGADVSLEMAGFNSSVNNAIQSTRRGGEVVLFGLKQGNFHIQDLDRVIVNGLTLRSVVGRRIFETWHITRNLLEDRSNGIQKHILEDILAGGQETLVHIDDFKPDTFTAKLAQWPKLLIEF, translated from the coding sequence ATGACGAAGACGATGCAGGCCCTGGTCTACGACAAGGCCACCATGCCGTGGGACACCACCCGCGGCTTCATCAAGCAGGAGATGCCCCGCCCCGGGATCGACGAGTCGCTGGACCCGTCCGACGGCGACCGCGTGATCGTCAAGATCATCTACGCCGGCTTCTGCGGCAGCGACCGCGGCATCTGGCACCGCACGGCCTTCAAGGGCCACATCTTCGAGAGCCTCAAGCGCGAGAACGCGACCACCCGCATCATCGGCCACGAGATGATCGGCGAGATCGTCGAGACGGGCTCGCGGGTGCAGGCGCGCCACGGCTACCGCCCCAAGGACCTCGTCTCGACCGAGTCGCACATCATCTGCGGCACCTGCTACCAGTGCCAGATCGGCCAGACCCACATCTGCGCCCGCGACCAGATCATCGGCATCAGCCGCGACGGCTGCTTCGCCGAGTACATCAAGCTGCCCGCCGGCGTGCTGTGGCCCACCGACCGCCGCAAGATCAAGCTGAAGGTGGCCGCCGTGCAGGAGCCCTTCGGCAACGCCGTGCACGCCTGCACCGCGGCCGACCTGCGCGGCAAGACGGTCGCCGTGTTCGGTTGCGGCACGATCGGCCTGTTCGTGATCATGATCGCCAAGGCGCTGGGGGCCACGCGCGTCATCGGCGTCGAGCCGGTCGCCAAGAACCGCGAGCTCGCCCTGGCGCTGGGCGCCGACGAGGTGATCGGGTTCGACGCGGCGAAGGCGGCCGCCCACGGCTGGGCCGCCGACAAGGACGTCGTGCGGGCCGTGCGCGACGCCTCGCGCGGCATCGGCGCGGACGTCTCGCTGGAGATGGCCGGCTTCAACAGCAGCGTCAACAACGCGATCCAGTCGACGCGCCGCGGCGGCGAGGTCGTGCTGTTCGGCCTGAAGCAGGGCAACTTCCACATCCAGGACCTCGACCGCGTGATCGTCAACGGGCTGACCCTGCGCAGCGTCGTAGGCCGGCGCATCTTCGAAACCTGGCACATCACGCGCAACCTGCTCGAGGACCGCAGCAACGGCATCCAGAAGCACATCCTCGAGGACATCCTCGCCGGCGGCCAAGAGACGCTCGTGCACATCGACGACTTCAAGCCCGACACGTTCACCGCGAAGCTCGCCCAGTGGCCCAAGCTGCTGATCGAATTCTGA